One genomic region from Prunus persica cultivar Lovell chromosome G3, Prunus_persica_NCBIv2, whole genome shotgun sequence encodes:
- the LOC18784359 gene encoding protein ULTRAPETALA 1, with amino-acid sequence MANGVERETGLLLFSDDDLREMSGVNRGSDHIEVTCGCTSHRYGDAVGRLRVFVNGDLEITCECTPGCQEDKLTPAAFEKHSGRETARKWKNNVWVIDNGKKVPLCKTVLLKYHNEASKHANASHRSNNGRACHRDEFVCCTRCNKERRFRLRTKEECRIHHDALADVNWKCAELPYDKITCNDEEERASRRVYRGCTRSPTCQGCTSCVCFGCEICRFSDCSCQTCTDFTRNAKT; translated from the exons ATGGCGAATGGAGTAGAGAGGGAAACTGGGTTGCTGCTATTTAGCGATGATGATCTGAGAGAGATGAGTGGGGTCAACAGAGGCTCGGACCATATAGAGGTCACGTGTGGCTGTACCAGCCACAGATATGGTGATGCTGTTGGGAGGCTTAGGGTTTTCGTCAATGGTGACCTGGAAATCACCTGTGAATGCACCCCTGGTTGTCAGGAAG ACAAACTGACTCCTGCTGCATTTGAGAAGCATTCTGGAAGAGAGACAGCTAGGAAATGGAAAAATAATGTTTGGGTAATTGATAATGGGAAGAAGGTTCCACTGTGTAAAACAGTGCTGCTCAAATACCACAACGAGGCATCAAAACATGCTAATGCTTCCCACAGATCTAACAATGGACGGGCTTGTCACCGTGATGAGTTTGTTTGCTGTACTAGATGCAACAAGGAGCGCAGGTTTCGTCTCCGGACAAAAGAGGAATGCCGGATTCACCATGATGCTTTAGCTGATGTGAACTGGAAATGTGCTGAGCTGCCATATGACAA AATAACATgtaatgatgaagaagaacgAGCAAGTCGAAGAGTATATAGAGGCTGTACCCGTTCTCCAACATGCCAAGGCTGCACTTCTTGTGTGTGCTTTGGCTGTGAAATCTGTCGTTTCTCAGATTGCAGCTGCCAGACTTGCACTGACTTCACAAGGAATGCAAAAACCTGA
- the LOC18782683 gene encoding H/ACA ribonucleoprotein complex non-core subunit NAF1, giving the protein MVGLIPELTLEDLDLASKTKNSKDPPDPVDPRDLTFADSFLDFESIEDWFKDIPSPDMAETGEVKVEVVEEGFIREANGCEGQIFNVYNPIDCGSEPTVDGTVPIDCGFVEKVECEISEHLSCSIEEELGKVSLLGGCDQNSVLDGGNCMRSERHEESSALNGENGMQSEIVSRNAGEREPQNNENGNESLKSKIEGENGARSEIVNESSESSSSSSSSSSSDDDSSDDDDDMDEEENEKGKMKVEVEECDEAGEIEEGEIRDADGGEKGDKTHYIDYESADDDDDDEVVAWTDAEIFDDGDEEEDDGGALKGPIRSKNELEVLPPIPPVNVTLEPHHQMMPVGVVLSILGTQAIVEGVEKHNPLNEGSILWITESRSPLGLIDEIFGPVIHPYYVVRYNSESEIPAGIQAGTLVSFVPEFADHVLNDKDVYKKGYDASGKNDEEVSDEAEFSDDEKEAEYRRMQKMTKRGMNDQNLGNMKNNRKKGKNKPGPWKNDQPSPHQTPKDAGQLPPNQHQHHFSPAAPSFDRGYYPSSSAAPQGFVGGTGLVPPFPAATQATGMNATSNGVWTNGMPFQQQNTPFPNGFTNNSSPWPSPYNHQYPYQMPIPERLPFYPQAEGQRFLSGGQLNSFAGPTYSQGLMGQHGFNQTTFGIGLQGQPTPGQQLNVFAGPMYPQGMVGQHGFNQNAFGIGLQGQPTHPTLNADQGMLSNRLPVEQNCNMPQPVANTGNVDMQQFNPGASSNRGRRPSHRGGRHFGRGRGRQQSR; this is encoded by the exons ATGGTAGGGCTCATCCCTGAACTAACCCTCGAAGACCTCGATCTAGCTTCAAAGACCAAGAATTCGAAGGACCCACCTGACCCTGTTGATCCCAGAGACTTGACGTTTGCAGATTCGTTCTTGGATTTTGAGTCCATAGAGGATTGGTTTAAGGATATACCAAGCCCTGATATGGCAGAAACAGGGGAGGTCAAGGTTGAGGTGGTTGAAGAAGGGTTTATTAGAGAGGCAAATGGCTGTGAAGGCCAAATTTTTAATGTGTATAACCCAATTGATTGTGGGTCTGAACCGACTGTTGATGGGACTGTGCCAATTGATTGTGGTTTTGTGGAGAAGGTGGAGTGTGAAATATCAGAACATTTGAGTTGTTCTATTGAGGAAGAGCTGGGGAAGGTCAGTTTGCTTGGAGGGTGTGATCAAAATTCGGTTCTTGATGGTGGGAATTGTATGAGGAGTGAGAGGCATGAGGAAAGTTCGGCTCTTAATGGTGAGAATGGTATGCAGAGTGAAATAGTGAGTCGTAATGCTGGAGAAAGAGAACCACAGAATAATGAGAATGGGAATGAAAGTTTGAAATCCAAGATTGAAGGTGAGAATGGTGCTAGGAGTGAAATAGTGAATGAAAGTTCAGAGTCCTCATCGTCGTCTTCGAGTAGCAGCTCGAGTGATGATGACAgcagtgatgatgatgatgatatggATGAGGAGGAAAACGAGAAAGGGAAAAtgaaggtggaggtggaggaatGCGACGAGGCTGGTGAAATTGAAGAAGGTGAGATACGGGATGCTGATGGAGGGGAGAAGGGAGATAAGACACACTATATAGATTATGAAagtgctgatgatgatgatgatgatgaagtggTTGCTTGGACTGATGCGGAAATTTTTGATGATGGAGACGAGGAAGAGGATGATGGTGGAGCTCTGAAAGGACCCATTAGGTCCAAGAATGAGCTTGAg GTACTTCCACCTATTCCTCCTGTGAATGTGACCTTGGAACCACATCATCAGATGATGCCTGTGGGAGTTGTTTTATCG ATCCTTGGTACCCAAGCCATCGTAGAAGGGGTTGAGAAGCACAATCCTCTAAACGAGGGTTCAATTCTTTGGATAACCGAAAGCAGATCTCCGTTGGGGTTGATAGATGAAATCTTCGGACCTGTCATACACCCTTATTATGTGGTGAGATACAATTCAGAAAGTGAAATCCCTGCTGGAATACAAGCAGGCACTTTGGTCTCTTTCGTTCCGGAGTTTGCAGATCATGTGCTCAATGACAAGGATGTTTACAAAAAAGGTTATGATGCATCTGGTAAAAATGATGAAGAGGTGTCAGATGAGGCAGAATTTTCAGATGATGAGAAAGAGGCTGAATACAGGAGAATGCAAAAAATGACAAAGAGGGGAATGAATGACCAGAATCTTGGCAATATgaaaaacaacagaaaaaagggtaaaaaCAAGCCTGGACCCTGGAAAAATGATCAACCTTCACCCCACCAAACACCAAAGGATGCAGGTCAGCTGCCTCCCAATCAACACCAACATCATTTCTCTCCAGCTGCACCATCATTTGATCGCGGTTATTATCCATCTTCTTCTGCAGCACCACAAGGTTTCGTTGGTGGGACTGGATTAGTTCCACCATTTCCAGCTGCTACACAGGCCACTGGTATGAACGCAACTTCAAATGGAGTTTGGACAAATGGGATGCCGTTTCAGCAACAAAATACACCCTTCCCTAATGGATTTACAAATAATAGTTCACCGTGGCCTTCACCCTATAATCATCAATATCCTTATCAAATGCCTATTCCGGAGAGATTGCCATTCTATCCGCAGGCTGAAGGTCAGAGATTTCTTTCTGGTGGACAGTTGAATTCCTTTGCAGGACCAACGTATTCACAGGGGCTGATGGGTCAACATGGCTTCAATCAAACAACATTTGGGATAGGTTTACAGGGCCAACCCACACCAGGTCAACAATTGAATGTCTTTGCAGGACCCATGTATCCACAGGGGATGGTGGGTCAGCATGGTTTCAACCAAAATGCATTCGGGATAGGTTTACAAGGCCAACCTACTCACCCGACCTTAAATGCAGACCAAGGAATGCTGTCGAATAGATTGCCTGTTGAACAGAACTGTAATATGCCACAGCCTGTTGCAAATACAGGCAACGTGGACATGCAGCAATTTAATCCGGGCGCATCTTCTAATCGTGGAAGGAGACCGTCTCATAGAGGGGGTCGTCATTTTGGAAGGGGAAGAGGTAGGCAGCAATCAAGGTGA
- the LOC18783670 gene encoding uncharacterized protein LOC18783670 has product MVVFCFLVDQKRQVRRSKPAAGICSRCGGGASVADMKTATRFCYVPFYWKSWRAIICTFCGAILRSYR; this is encoded by the coding sequence ATGGTGGTGTTCTGTTTTCTGGTGGATCAGAAGAGGCAAGTGCGGCGGAGCAAGCCGGCGGCAGGGATATGCTCACGGTGCGGCGGAGGAGCGAGTGTTGCCGACATGAAGACCGCTACAAGATTTTGTTACGTCCCATTTTATTGGAAATCTTGGAGAGCCATCATATGTACGTTTTGTGGAGCCATTCTTCGATCTTATCGATAG
- the LOC18783434 gene encoding pentatricopeptide repeat-containing protein At1g03540, whose product MKLVLKRHCSSLTSLNLQSTKIPSPKQSQILRLCKLGLLSDAIRVLNSIDSGEITLKPILYASLLQTCTKAVSFNHGLQIHAHVVKSGLETDRFVGNSLLSLYFKLVPNMSETRRVFDGLFVKDVISWTSMITGYVRAGKPGNSIEVFYDMLKFGIEPNAFTLSAVVKACSEIGDLRLGLCFHGVVVRRGFVSNHVIISALINMYGRNYRSEDARLLFDELTEPGAICWTSIISALTRSDLFEEALGFFYLMHRYHGLSPDGFTFGTVLAACGNLGRLRQGREMHAKVITYGLCGNVVVESSLVDMYGKCGSVECARRVFDRIPKKNSVSWSALLGVYCQTGDFESVINHFREMEEADLYSFGTVLRACAGLAAVQQGKEVHCQYVRRCGWRDVIVESALVHLYAKCGCIDFARRVFTQMPVRNLITWNSMICGFAQNGGGAEALRIFDRMIKEGVKPDYISFIGVLFACSHAGLVDQGRNYFILMTKEYGIKPGIEHYCCTVDLLGRAGLLEEAENLIENADCRNDSSLWGVLLGASTSCSNSTTAERIAKKMIELQPDYHLSYVLLANVYRSVGRWDDALEIGRIMKDRGVKKTPGKSWIESNSKLGSFLPVGNVEIPRRINFPVVMDIV is encoded by the coding sequence ATGAAGCTCGTCCTCAAACGCCATTGCAGCTCTCTCACATCCTTAAATCTACAGAGCACCAAAATCCCATCACCCAAACAATCCCAAATCCTCCGACTCTGCAAGCTGGGCTTACTCTCCGATGCGATTCGGGTCCTGAACTCCATTGATTCCGGCGAAATCACCCTTAAACCAATCCTATACGCTTCGCTCTTACAAACTTGTACCAAAGCTGTTTCATTCAACCATGGCCTCCAAATCCATGCGCATGTCGTTAAGTCTGGCCTCGAAACCGACAGATTCGTTGGGAACAGCTTgctttctctgtatttcaagTTGGTTCCCAATATGTCCGAGACTCGGAGAGTGTTTGATGGTCTTTTTGTTAAGGATGTGATATCATGGACTTCGATGATAACTGGGTACGTTCGGGCTGGAAAGCCTGGAAATTCAATTGAAGTGTTTTATGATATGTTGAAGTTTGGGATTGAGCCAAACGCGTTCACTTTGTCTGCCGTGGTTAAAGCTTGTTCGGAGATTGGGGACTTGAGGCTGGGCCTGTGCTTTCATGGAGTGGTGGTGAGACGTGGGTTTGTTTCAAATCATGTTATAATTAGTGCTTTGATTAATATGTATGGGAGGAATTATAGATCGGAAGATGCGCGCCTGCTGTTCGATGAATTGACCGAACCAGGTGCTATATGCTGGACGTCGATTATTTCTGCGCTCACAAGGAGCGATTTGTTTGAGGAAGCAttgggtttcttttatttgatgCATAGATATCATGGGTTGTCTCCCGATGGTTTTACGTTTGGGACAGTATTGGCTGCTTGTGGCAACTTGGGGAGGCTGAGGCAAGGTAGAGAAATGCATGCTAAGGTAATTACATATGGACTTTGTGGAAATGTGGTTGTTGAGAGTAGCTTGGTTGACATGTATGGAAAATGCGGGTCAGTAGAGTGTGCTCGACGTGTCTTTGATAGGATTCCCAAGAAGAACTCAGTTTCTTGGTCTGCGTTGCTAGGAGTGTATTGTCAAACTGGAGACTTTGAATCTGTCATTAATCATTTCAGGGAAATGGAAGAGGCTGACCTATACAGTTTTGGAACTGTTCTTCGTGCATGTGCAGGTTTGGCGGCTGTACAACAAGGGAAAGAAGTGCACTGCCAGTATGTGAGAAGGTGTGGTTGGAGAGATGTTATTGTAGAATCAGCTTTAGTTCATCTTTATGCAAAATGTGGTTGCATAGATTTTGCCCGTAGAGTTTTCACGCAGATGCCAGTTAGGAATTTGATAACATGGAACTCAATGATTTGTGGGTTTGCTCAGAATGGTGGAGGTGCAGAAGCTCTTAGAATATTTGATAGGATGATTAAGGAGGGGGTTAAGCCCGACTATATCAGCTTTATTGGGGTTCTTTTTGCTTGTAGTCATGCAGGTTTGGTTGATCAAGGGCGAAACTATTTTATCTTGATGACAAAGGAGTACGGGATTAAACCTGGGATTGAACATTATTGTTGCACGGTTGATCTTCTAGGCCGTGCTGGGCTACTTGAAGAAGCTGAGAATTTAATAGAGAATGCAGATTGTAGGAATGATTCTTCTCTTTGGGGAGTTCTTCTAGGTGCTAGCACAAGCTGTTCGAACTCCACTACTGCGGAGCGCATAGCCAAGAAAATGATTGAACTACAACCTGACTACCATTTGAGTTATGTTCTTCTAGCTAATGTGTATAGATCAGTAGGCCGATGGGATGATGCCTTGGAGATTGGGAGGATAATGAAAGATAGAGGGGTTAAGAAGACGCCGGGTAAGAGCTGGATTGAATCCAACAGTAAATTGGGTTCTTTTCTTCCTGTGGGTAATGTGGAAATTCCTAGAAGAATAAATTTTCCTGTTGTTATGGATATTGTCTGA
- the LOC18782783 gene encoding pentatricopeptide repeat-containing protein At1g73710 translates to MMLHSQSCSSMELGQESFQSSMHNRTFSPCKLRNSQCPFRTRAFLEFNFTHHNHGLARRQLYPVPYALSTPQNIDHFVTSRAQKQNSRGPRAFVGFKLQCDSKTLVLPTKGSSINGKKKAYGGVLPSILRSLQSENDVEKTLNSCGENLNPKEQTVILKEQKRWERVVRVFEWFKSQKEYVPNVIHYNVVLRKLGRAQKWDELRLCWIEMAKRGVLPTNNTYAMLVDVYGKAGLVKEALLWIKHMKLRGIFPDDVTMNTVVKALKDAGEFDRADKFYKDWCDGKIELDELDLDSMGDSVNDSGLEPISFKHFLSTELFKTGGRIPTSKIKASSDTENSIRKPRQTSTYNALIDLYGKAGRLDDAANVFGEMMKSGVAMDAITFNTMIFTCGSHGHLSEAEALLSKMEERGISPDTRTYNIFLSLYADAGNIDAALNCYRKIREVGLSPDIVSHRTVLHVLCERNMVQDVETVIRSMEKSGVRIDEHSVPGVIKMYVNEGQLDQAKFFYEKCQLNGGLSSKTCAAIIDAYAEKGFWTEAEAIFYRKKDSVRQKKDVVEYNVMIKAYGKAKLYDKAFSLFKGMRNHGTWPDKCTYNSLIQMFSGGDLVDQARDVLTEMREMGFKPHSLAFSALIACYARLGQLSDAVDVYQDLVNSGVQPNEFVYGSLINGFVESGKVEEALKYFRHMEESGISANQVVLTSLIKAYGKVDCLDGAKVLYERLKDLEGPRDIVASNSMINLYADLGMVSEAKLIFEKLRAKGWADEITYAIMIYLYKNVGMLDEAIDVAEEMKLSGLIRDCGSFNKVMSCYAINGQLRECGELLHEMVTRKLLPDSGTFKVLFTILKKGIPIEAVTQLESSYNEGKPYSRQAIITYVFSLVGMHAMALESCEKFTKADVKLDSFLYNVAIYAYGAAGEIDRALNMFMKMQDEDLEPDLVTYINLVGCYGKAGMVEGVKRIYSQMKYEEIEPNESLFRAVRDAYTDANRHDLAKLVSQEMKYVFDSEHQMDSEAKAEPDETTSDLEDL, encoded by the coding sequence ATGATGCTTCACAGCCAGAGTTGCAGTTCCATGGAATTAGGGCAAGAAAGTTTCCAGAGCTCAATGCACAACCGCACCTTCTCACCATGTAAGCTTCGAAATTCCCAATGTCCTTTCAGAACTAGGGCCTTTCTAGAATTTAACTTTACTCACCACAATCACGGCTTAGCAAGAAGGCAACTGTACCCTGTTCCTTATGCCTTGTCCACTCCTCAAAATATTGACCATTTTGTGACTTCACGAGCTCAGAAGCAGAATTCGAGAGGTCCTAGGGCTTTTGTAGGGTTTAAGCTTCAGTGTGATTCGAAAACATTGGTTTTGCCCACAAAAGGTTCTTCAATTAATGGTAAGAAGAAGGCGTATGGAGGAGTATTGCCTTCGATTTTGCGGTCTTTACAGTCCGAAAACGATGTTGAAAAGACCCTTAATTCGTGTGGCgaaaatttgaatccaaaagaACAGACTGTGATTCTCAAAGAACAGAAAAGGTGGGAAAGAGTTGTGCGTGTTTTCGAGTGGTTCAAGTCACAAAAGGAGTATGTACCCAATGTAATACACTATAATGTGGTGCTTCGAAAGCTGGGTAGGGCTCAGAAATGGGATGAATTAAGGCTTTGTTGGATTGAAATGGCGAAAAGAGGTGTCCTACCAACGAACAATACATATGCAATGCTCGTTGATGTGTATGGGAAAGCAGGCCTTGTGAAAGAAGCGCTTTTGTGGATCAAGCACATGAAACTAAGGGGAATTTTCCCGGATGATGTTACAATGAATACGGTTGTTAAGGCCTTGAAGGATGCAGGGGAGTTTGATAGGGCAGATAAGTTTTATAAGGATTGGTGCGATGGCAAGATTGAGCTCGATGAACTTGATTTAGATTCTATGGGTGATTCTGTGAATGATTCTGGCTTAGAGCCTATTAGTTTTAAGCATTTCTTGTCCACTGAGCTTTTCAAGACAGGTGGGAGAATTCCCACTTCAAAGATTAAGGCCTCATCAGATACAGAGAACTCTATCCGAAAACCAAGGCAAACATCGACATATAATGCTTTGATTGATTTGTATGGGAAGGCTGGACGTCTTGATGATGCAGCTAATGTGTTTGGAGAAATGATGAAATCTGGTGTGGCAATGGATGCTATTACTTTCAATACTATGATCTTTACTTGTGGAAGTCATGGGCATTTGTCAGAAGCGGAAGCTTTGCTTAGTAAGATGGAAGAAAGGGGAATATCTCCTGATACAAGAACTTATAACATTTTTCTGTCTCTGTATGCTGATGCAGGGAATATTGATGCTGCTCTGAACTGTTATAGGAAAATCAGAGAGGTGGGTCTTTCCCCAGATATTGTATCTCACAGGACAGTTCTTCATGTATTATGTGAGAGAAACATGGTCCAAGATGTAGAAACTGTGATTCGGAGTATGGAGAAATCTGGTGTGCGAATTGATGAGCATTCTGTTCCTGGTGTCATCAAGATGTATGTTAATGAGGGACAGCTTGATCAGGCgaagtttttttatgagaaaTGTCAATTAAATGGTGGGCTTTCATCAAAGACATGTGCAGCAATTATAGATGCATATGCTGAAAAGGGATTTTGGACTGAAGCTGAGGCCATATTCTATAGGAAGAAAGACTCGGTGAGACAGAAGAAGGATGTTGTGGAATATAATGTTATGATCAAAGCTTATGGTAAGGCAAAGCTTTATGATAaagctttttctctcttcaagGGCATGAGAAATCATGGGACCTGGCCTGATAAATGCACATATAATTCTCTCATTCAAATGTTCTCAGGAGGTGATTTGGTGGACCAGGCAAGGGATGTTTTAACAGAAATGCGTGAAATGGGTTTTAAGCCACACTCTCTAGCCTTCTCTGCTCTTATTGCATGCTATGCTCGCCTTGGCCAGCTTTCTGATGCAGTTGATGTGTACCAAGACTTGGTAAACTCAGGAGTACAACCAAATGAATTTGTGTATGGTTCTTTAATCAATGGATTTGTAGAATCTGGCAAAGTTGAAGAAGCACTTAAGTATTTTCGCCACATGGAAGAATCTGGGATTTCTGCAAACCAGGTAGTTCTTACATCCCTGATAAAGGCTTATGGTAAGGTGGACTGCCTTGATGGAGCAAAAGTACTCTACGAGAGGCTGAAAGATCTAGAGGGTCCCCGAGATATTGTTGCATCTAACAGTATGATCAATCTCTATGCAGATCTTGGAATGGTATCTGAAGCCAAAttgatttttgaaaaattgagAGCAAAGGGTTGGGCAGATGAGATAACATATGCCATCATGATTTATCTTTACAAGAATGTGGGCATGCTTGATGAAGCCATTGATGTAGCAGAGGAAATGAAACTTTCAGGTCTAATAAGGGACTGTGGTTCATTTAACAAGGTAATGTCATGTTATGCCATTAACGGGCAGCTACGTGAATGTGGAGAATTGTTGCATGAGATGGTAACTCGGAAACTCTTGCCTGATAGTGGAACTTTTAAAGTATTATTCACTATATTGAAGAAAGGTATTCCAATTGAAGCAGTAACGCAGCTTGAATCATCTTACAATGAAGGGAAACCTTACTCTAGGCAAGCTATCATCACCTATGTTTTCTCTCTGGTTGGTATGCATGCTATGGCGCTCGAGTCGTgtgaaaaattcacaaaagctGATGTAAAACTTGATTCTTTTCTCTACAATGTTGCTATATATGCTTATGGGGCAGCTGGGGAAATTGACAGGGCTCTGAACATGTTCATGAAAATGCAAGATGAAGACCTGGAACCAGACCTCGTAACGTATATTAACCTAGTGGGTTGTTACGGTAAAGCTGGTATGGTTGAAGGTGTGAAGCGGATATACAGCCAGATGAAATATGAAGAAATAGAGCCAAATGAATCCTTGTTCAGAGCTGTAAGAGATGCCTATACAGATGCCAATAGGCATGACCTTGCCAAATTGGTTAGCCAAGAGATGAAATATGTGTTCGACTCAGAACACCAAATGGATTCCGAAGCTAAAGCTGAGCCTGATGAAACTACTTCAGATCTTGAGGATTTGTAA
- the LOC18783716 gene encoding secretory carrier-associated membrane protein 1 isoform X2, translating into MNRYDSNPFADDEVNPFASLKAKEKELHAKEAELKKKEQELKRREDAIARAGVVIEEKNWPPFFPIIHQDIANEIPIHLQRIQYVAFTTYLGLIVCLLWNILAVTVAWFKGEGPIIWLLAVIYFIASVPLSYFLWYRPLYRAMRTDSALSFAGFFLSYLLHIAFCVYAAIAPPIVFKGKSITGILPAIELLGYNAAVGILYFIGFGLFVCETVLSIWVIQQVYTYFRGSGKVEEVKREAARSTMMAAM; encoded by the exons ATGAATCGTTACGATTCTAACCCTTTCGCAGATGACGAGGTCAATCCATTTGCG aGTTTAAAAGCAAAGGAGAAGGAACTCCACGCAAAAGAGGCTGaattgaaaaagaaggaaCAG GAACTAAAGCGGCGGGAAGACGCCATAGCACGAG ctGGAGTTGTTATAGAGGAGAAAAACTGGCCTCCATTTTTCCCCATCATCCATCAAGACATTGCAAACGAAATACCAATCCATCTACAGAGGATCCAGTATGTTGCGTTCACAACATATCTGG GTTTGATTGTGTGTCTTCTGTGGAATATTCTGGCAGTTACCGTAGCCTGGTTCAAAGGAGAAG GTCCAATAATTTGGCTTCTGGCTGTAATCTACTTCATAGCAAGTGTTCCGCTATCCTATTTCCTCTGGTATCGCCCGCTTTATCGTGCTATGAG GACTGATAGTGCTCTGAGTTTTGCTGGGTTTTTCTTGTCTTATCTG CTCCACATTGCGTTTTGCGTCTATGCTGCAATTGCTCCTCCAATTGTCTTCAAAGGGAAATCTATCAC AGGTATTTTGCCTGCAATAGAACTGCTGGGTTACAATGCTGCGGTTGGG ATACTTTACTTCATTGGATTTGGGCTGTTCGTCTGTGAAACAGTTCTCAGCATCTGGGTTATTCAG CAAGTATACACGTATTTCAGAGGCAGTGGAAAGGTTGAAGAGGTGAAGCGTGAGGCAGCAAGAAGTACCATGATGGCAGCAATGTGA
- the LOC18783716 gene encoding secretory carrier-associated membrane protein 1 isoform X1 yields the protein MNRYDSNPFADDEVNPFANPGSVPPANSRLSPLPPEPYDRNATIDIPLDNSKSLKAKEKELHAKEAELKKKEQELKRREDAIARAGVVIEEKNWPPFFPIIHQDIANEIPIHLQRIQYVAFTTYLGLIVCLLWNILAVTVAWFKGEGPIIWLLAVIYFIASVPLSYFLWYRPLYRAMRTDSALSFAGFFLSYLLHIAFCVYAAIAPPIVFKGKSITGILPAIELLGYNAAVGILYFIGFGLFVCETVLSIWVIQQVYTYFRGSGKVEEVKREAARSTMMAAM from the exons ATGAATCGTTACGATTCTAACCCTTTCGCAGATGACGAGGTCAATCCATTTGCG AATCCTGGAAGTGTCCCCCCTGCAAACTCGAGGCTTTCACCTCTTCCTCCTGAACCCTATGATCGCAATGCAACAATTGATATTCCTCTTGATAATTCAAAG aGTTTAAAAGCAAAGGAGAAGGAACTCCACGCAAAAGAGGCTGaattgaaaaagaaggaaCAG GAACTAAAGCGGCGGGAAGACGCCATAGCACGAG ctGGAGTTGTTATAGAGGAGAAAAACTGGCCTCCATTTTTCCCCATCATCCATCAAGACATTGCAAACGAAATACCAATCCATCTACAGAGGATCCAGTATGTTGCGTTCACAACATATCTGG GTTTGATTGTGTGTCTTCTGTGGAATATTCTGGCAGTTACCGTAGCCTGGTTCAAAGGAGAAG GTCCAATAATTTGGCTTCTGGCTGTAATCTACTTCATAGCAAGTGTTCCGCTATCCTATTTCCTCTGGTATCGCCCGCTTTATCGTGCTATGAG GACTGATAGTGCTCTGAGTTTTGCTGGGTTTTTCTTGTCTTATCTG CTCCACATTGCGTTTTGCGTCTATGCTGCAATTGCTCCTCCAATTGTCTTCAAAGGGAAATCTATCAC AGGTATTTTGCCTGCAATAGAACTGCTGGGTTACAATGCTGCGGTTGGG ATACTTTACTTCATTGGATTTGGGCTGTTCGTCTGTGAAACAGTTCTCAGCATCTGGGTTATTCAG CAAGTATACACGTATTTCAGAGGCAGTGGAAAGGTTGAAGAGGTGAAGCGTGAGGCAGCAAGAAGTACCATGATGGCAGCAATGTGA